In Planifilum fimeticola, one DNA window encodes the following:
- a CDS encoding SEC-C domain-containing protein, which yields MVGRNDPCPCGSGLKYKKCCERVVAFRSAERARESRESEVKLALLTELNEWFDRQMTKKAVSEWVDHFKTAMGLPLHQPIPSNYFHTFRFWLLFDAPCMDGRRPADRWREVVTPLPDREKWVEELCRIHLGCYEVLEVGGDEARVRPLPWGEELPVRVAEPIEKGAIVIARLSRLGNRYEWFGPYTTFFHEMRGEILLYLKQFADKEKELGRDFWVREGLGVLGWSIRRAKDREEISKIIESVEEVAPAAENLIPASLPELPEGERNCPEAVNHQLQLFFEDVVSPLQRRTQELYGRTLRFFRDYVATHFGKAFHWRLLTEDVLEHLCGVWYVDQAEGTPVGSKIFLNTLKQLFRWLNEQGMASVYSAYRPVYIKLIRSLPMALEAKRWIREHGVQRGEIKAPTLTGTFMLTLSASGPLLAVGGKWLPINLRGYPPNWTDNRFWVRGVVAVRQWDSFLTDVEGVYPVTKEWSAAAPEAKMSVENHP from the coding sequence ATGGTCGGGCGCAACGATCCCTGTCCCTGCGGAAGCGGACTCAAATACAAAAAGTGCTGTGAACGGGTGGTGGCTTTCCGGTCCGCCGAGCGCGCCCGGGAATCGCGGGAATCGGAAGTGAAATTGGCCCTTTTGACTGAGCTGAACGAGTGGTTTGATCGACAGATGACGAAAAAAGCGGTTTCCGAATGGGTCGATCATTTCAAAACCGCCATGGGTCTCCCCCTCCATCAACCGATTCCTTCCAATTATTTTCACACTTTTCGTTTCTGGCTTCTCTTCGACGCTCCTTGCATGGACGGAAGGCGCCCCGCCGATCGCTGGAGGGAAGTGGTGACTCCCCTTCCGGATCGGGAAAAATGGGTTGAGGAACTGTGCCGAATCCACCTCGGTTGTTACGAGGTGTTGGAGGTCGGAGGGGATGAGGCCCGCGTCAGACCTCTGCCTTGGGGGGAAGAGCTTCCCGTCCGCGTGGCTGAACCGATAGAAAAAGGGGCAATCGTCATCGCCCGCCTCTCTCGGTTGGGTAACCGGTACGAATGGTTTGGCCCTTATACTACCTTTTTCCACGAGATGAGAGGGGAGATACTCTTGTATCTGAAGCAGTTCGCGGACAAGGAGAAGGAACTCGGTCGTGATTTCTGGGTTCGGGAAGGACTCGGTGTCCTGGGATGGTCGATCCGACGCGCCAAAGACCGTGAGGAGATTTCCAAGATCATTGAATCGGTGGAAGAAGTGGCGCCGGCGGCGGAGAATTTGATCCCGGCCTCCCTGCCGGAATTGCCCGAAGGGGAGCGGAATTGTCCGGAAGCGGTGAACCATCAGTTGCAGCTGTTTTTCGAGGATGTGGTATCGCCGCTGCAGCGGAGAACTCAGGAGCTGTATGGACGGACGCTTCGCTTTTTCCGCGATTATGTTGCCACCCATTTTGGAAAAGCGTTTCATTGGCGTCTTTTGACCGAGGATGTTCTGGAGCACTTATGCGGCGTATGGTACGTGGATCAAGCAGAGGGGACCCCGGTCGGTTCAAAGATTTTTCTAAACACGCTGAAGCAACTGTTCCGCTGGTTGAATGAACAGGGAATGGCCTCCGTGTATTCCGCTTACCGGCCGGTATACATCAAACTGATCCGGTCGTTGCCGATGGCGCTGGAAGCGAAGCGCTGGATCAGGGAGCACGGGGTCCAACGGGGGGAGATCAAAGCTCCGACCTTGACGGGCACTTTCATGTTGACCCTTTCGGCGTCGGGCCCCCTTCTGGCTGTGGGCGGCAAGTGGCTGCCCATCAACCTGCGGGGATATCCTCCCAACTGGACGGACAACCGGTTTTGGGTGAGGGGGGTGGTGGCGGTCCGGCAGTGGGACAGCTTCCTTACGGACGTGGAAGGGGTTTACCCCGTGACCAAGGAGTGGAGCGCCGCCGCACCCGAAGCCAAGATGTCCGTGGAGAATCATCCCTGA
- a CDS encoding 3D domain-containing protein, whose amino-acid sequence MRKIALIALGVIVLLLSGTLAVYAMRKEVTVSFTDKEKPVKLQVLRGTLAEALEGHGYDVNQLKKQYISSVPWDQPISDDSVIQLTCNCSVSLEMGGKRVGTYKTKQLTVGDFLRERKVDLSPWDEVNTPLDERIKNNMLIVVDRVEKRIKKKVETVPYKTVKKKDPQLADGEEKVEKEGKKGKRIFEVIVTYKNGKSIDTAEKLIEEIDPVNKVVKVGTGENVTAAETTARAAAGRIAGHEYVKTMMAETTGYTHTGSRTATGTWPKRGTLAVDPRVIPLGTKIYIPGYGVGVAEDTGGAVKGNVIDLFFETRNEAIRWGRRNVTVYILKD is encoded by the coding sequence ATGAGGAAAATCGCATTGATCGCCCTGGGGGTCATCGTTCTACTCCTCTCCGGCACCTTGGCCGTATATGCAATGCGAAAAGAGGTTACCGTCTCCTTTACCGATAAAGAAAAACCGGTAAAACTGCAGGTCCTGCGGGGTACGCTGGCCGAGGCATTGGAGGGGCACGGTTATGATGTGAATCAGCTGAAGAAGCAGTACATATCCAGCGTTCCGTGGGATCAGCCCATCAGCGACGATTCGGTGATTCAGCTGACCTGCAATTGTTCCGTCTCCCTGGAGATGGGAGGCAAACGCGTCGGCACCTACAAGACGAAGCAGCTCACCGTCGGAGATTTCCTCCGGGAGCGGAAAGTGGACTTAAGTCCCTGGGATGAAGTAAACACACCCCTGGATGAGCGGATCAAGAACAACATGCTTATCGTCGTGGACCGCGTTGAAAAGCGGATCAAGAAAAAAGTGGAGACGGTTCCCTACAAGACCGTGAAAAAGAAGGATCCCCAGCTGGCCGACGGGGAAGAAAAGGTGGAGAAGGAAGGCAAGAAAGGAAAGCGGATTTTCGAAGTCATCGTGACCTACAAAAACGGAAAGTCGATCGACACCGCGGAAAAATTGATCGAGGAAATCGATCCCGTCAACAAGGTCGTCAAAGTCGGAACGGGAGAGAACGTGACCGCCGCGGAAACCACTGCGAGGGCGGCGGCGGGACGCATCGCCGGCCACGAATATGTCAAGACGATGATGGCGGAAACCACGGGGTATACCCACACGGGCAGTCGGACGGCGACCGGAACGTGGCCGAAAAGGGGAACACTGGCCGTCGATCCCCGGGTGATTCCCCTCGGAACCAAAATCTACATTCCGGGATACGGCGTGGGGGTGGCTGAAGACACCGGGGGCGCCGTGAAGGGAAATGTGATCGACCTCTTCTTCGAGACCCGGAATGAGGCCATCCGGTGGGGAAGAAGAAACGTGACCGTCTATATCCTGAAGGATTGA
- a CDS encoding VanW family protein — translation MIRVLLSLLCLLSLLGCHSVHEEQSAERLLPITHQREVTRPIPFILRADGKEWILDLRRMGYDGVDPTTLDRDAFDRWLRPIERELYRPPRSAHFRNRVLQPHQTGRKVDRQAIEEWLDVIHAYIGRPMEVPFIPLKPSITTSDLKGIRQKLLGTYTTRFNPGNINRTHNILLSTKAIDHVVVGSGEVFSFNKTVGPRTRQRGYRPAPVIVRGEYSEGIGGGICQTSSTLFNSVDQAGLRIIQRVSHSKEVTYVPPGRDATVSWGGPDFQFQNQLDRPILLVASARGGWLTVSVYSSADIQHRKRSVPAPPEEEPDTQRTRPDEPNARLGNP, via the coding sequence GTGATACGGGTGCTCTTATCCTTGTTATGCCTGCTGTCTTTGCTCGGATGTCATTCGGTTCACGAGGAACAGTCCGCAGAGCGCCTTCTGCCCATCACCCACCAGCGGGAAGTCACCCGTCCGATTCCCTTTATCCTGAGGGCGGATGGGAAAGAGTGGATCCTGGATCTTCGCCGGATGGGCTATGATGGAGTCGATCCCACAACATTGGACCGCGATGCCTTTGATCGATGGCTTAGGCCCATCGAACGGGAACTTTATCGTCCTCCCCGTTCCGCCCACTTTCGCAACCGGGTTCTCCAGCCCCATCAAACCGGAAGGAAAGTGGACCGGCAGGCGATCGAAGAGTGGTTGGACGTGATCCACGCATACATCGGACGGCCCATGGAGGTTCCCTTCATTCCTCTGAAACCGTCCATCACCACATCCGATCTCAAGGGGATCCGCCAAAAGCTGTTGGGGACCTACACCACCCGCTTCAATCCCGGAAACATCAACCGGACCCACAACATCCTGTTGTCCACGAAGGCGATTGATCATGTGGTGGTCGGCTCCGGAGAGGTGTTTTCCTTCAACAAGACCGTCGGACCGCGCACGCGGCAACGCGGATACAGACCGGCTCCGGTGATCGTCAGGGGAGAGTACAGTGAAGGAATCGGAGGCGGCATTTGTCAGACCTCATCCACGTTATTCAACAGCGTCGACCAGGCCGGGCTCCGGATCATCCAAAGGGTCAGCCACAGCAAGGAGGTCACCTACGTGCCCCCCGGAAGAGATGCCACGGTTTCCTGGGGCGGACCCGATTTTCAATTCCAGAACCAATTGGATCGGCCGATTCTGCTGGTGGCATCCGCACGCGGGGGATGGTTGACGGTTTCCGTCTACAGCTCCGCGGACATTCAGCACCGAAAGCGATCGGTTCCCGCACCGCCCGAGGAAGAACCGGACACGCAGCGGACCCGGCCCGATGAACCCAATGCCCGCTTGGGAAATCCATAG
- a CDS encoding gamma-glutamyl-gamma-aminobutyrate hydrolase family protein encodes MSMPVIGVTASRDDRGTLSVGKEYLESVLKAGGLPLIVPYVEDAESIRRIAERIDGLLLTGGGDIDPAWFGEEPIPGLGWIDPKRDHLEICLVRRMLEENKPILAICRGCQILNVAAGGDMFQDLYGQREGLLQHQQKAPRFHLSHSVEVAEGSLLHRIAGSSAIKVNSFHHQAVRKVAPGFIACATAKDGVIEGVESVRHPFVLGVQWHPEHLSATDDVSRRLFEAFVRAASSD; translated from the coding sequence ATGAGCATGCCTGTCATCGGAGTGACCGCCTCCCGGGATGATCGGGGAACCCTGTCGGTCGGCAAGGAATATCTGGAGTCCGTCTTGAAGGCGGGGGGGCTTCCGCTGATTGTTCCCTATGTGGAGGATGCCGAGTCGATTCGGAGGATCGCGGAGCGGATCGACGGATTGCTGTTGACCGGAGGTGGAGATATCGATCCCGCATGGTTCGGTGAAGAGCCGATTCCCGGACTGGGGTGGATCGATCCGAAGCGGGATCATCTGGAGATCTGCCTCGTCCGAAGGATGTTGGAGGAAAACAAACCGATTTTGGCCATCTGCAGAGGGTGTCAAATTCTGAATGTGGCCGCCGGCGGGGACATGTTCCAGGATTTGTACGGGCAGCGGGAAGGACTTTTGCAGCATCAGCAGAAGGCGCCCCGTTTCCACCTTTCCCATTCGGTGGAGGTGGCTGAGGGTTCACTGCTGCACCGAATCGCGGGGAGTTCCGCCATAAAGGTAAACAGTTTCCATCACCAAGCCGTTCGAAAGGTGGCCCCGGGTTTCATCGCCTGCGCTACGGCGAAGGACGGAGTGATTGAAGGGGTGGAAAGCGTCCGTCATCCTTTCGTCCTGGGGGTGCAATGGCATCCGGAACACCTGTCCGCGACCGACGACGTCTCCCGACGTTTGTTCGAGGCCTTTGTCCGGGCGGCTTCATCGGACTGA
- a CDS encoding DUF378 domain-containing protein, with amino-acid sequence MRRLALLLVIIGALNWLLVGLFQWDLVSAIFGGDATRESSMISRIIYALVGLAGIYAIKFLFEDRVPAGDAGGDQ; translated from the coding sequence ATGCGTCGATTGGCTCTGCTACTGGTGATTATCGGAGCACTCAATTGGTTGTTGGTGGGTTTGTTTCAATGGGATCTGGTTTCGGCGATTTTCGGGGGAGACGCGACGCGTGAATCCTCCATGATCAGCCGAATCATTTATGCTCTGGTGGGGTTGGCCGGTATTTACGCGATCAAGTTTTTGTTTGAAGATCGCGTGCCCGCCGGGGATGCCGGAGGCGATCAGTAA
- the ispG gene encoding flavodoxin-dependent (E)-4-hydroxy-3-methylbut-2-enyl-diphosphate synthase, with protein sequence MFHRRETRPVKVGNIQIGGNDQVVIQSMTTTKTHDVKATVEQIRRLEEAGCQIVRVAVPDMRAAEAIPSIKKEISVPLVADIHFDYRLALKAIEGGIDKIRINPGNIGRRDKVEAVVKAAKERGIPIRIGVNAGSLEKRILEKYGYPTADGMVESALYHIGILEDLDFTDIVVSLKASDVRLAIEAYRKAAAAFRYPLHLGITESGTLFSGTVKSAAGLGALLAQGIGSTIRISLSADPVEEVKVARELLKAFGLAANAATLIACPTCGRIEIDLISIANEIEEYIANIKAPIKVSVLGCAVNGPGEAREADIGIAGARGEGLLFRHGKIVRKIPEEKMVEELKKEIDKLAEEYRHKQSVEQKA encoded by the coding sequence ATGTTTCATCGCAGGGAAACGCGGCCGGTGAAAGTGGGAAACATCCAGATCGGCGGCAACGATCAGGTGGTCATTCAGAGTATGACCACCACCAAAACCCACGACGTGAAGGCCACGGTGGAGCAGATCCGCCGGCTGGAAGAGGCGGGCTGTCAGATTGTCCGGGTGGCCGTTCCGGACATGCGCGCCGCCGAAGCCATCCCGTCCATCAAGAAGGAAATTTCGGTCCCGTTGGTGGCGGACATTCATTTTGACTACCGCCTGGCTCTCAAGGCGATCGAGGGCGGGATCGATAAAATCCGCATCAATCCGGGGAATATCGGGCGCCGGGATAAGGTGGAAGCGGTGGTGAAGGCGGCCAAGGAGAGGGGGATTCCCATCCGCATCGGCGTGAATGCTGGATCCTTGGAAAAGCGGATTTTGGAAAAATACGGCTATCCGACGGCGGACGGCATGGTGGAGAGCGCCCTGTACCATATCGGCATTCTTGAGGATCTCGATTTCACAGATATTGTAGTCTCCCTGAAAGCCTCCGATGTCCGGCTGGCCATTGAAGCCTATCGAAAGGCGGCCGCCGCTTTTCGGTACCCCCTCCATCTGGGCATCACCGAATCCGGTACCCTGTTTTCCGGGACGGTGAAAAGTGCCGCCGGCCTCGGAGCGCTTCTGGCCCAGGGGATCGGCTCCACCATCCGTATCTCCCTGAGCGCCGATCCGGTGGAAGAAGTGAAGGTGGCCAGGGAACTTTTGAAGGCCTTCGGCTTGGCGGCCAACGCCGCCACCCTGATCGCCTGTCCGACCTGCGGGCGCATCGAAATCGACTTGATCAGCATTGCCAACGAAATCGAAGAGTACATCGCCAATATCAAAGCGCCGATCAAGGTTTCGGTTCTCGGCTGCGCCGTCAATGGTCCCGGCGAGGCCAGGGAGGCGGATATCGGAATCGCCGGCGCCCGCGGTGAGGGTCTGCTGTTCAGACACGGCAAGATTGTCCGAAAAATCCCCGAGGAGAAAATGGTCGAGGAACTGAAGAAGGAAATCGACAAGCTGGCGGAAGAGTATCGCCACAAGCAGTCTGTCGAGCAGAAAGCTTGA
- a CDS encoding YqzE family protein — MSFKDWITYLLERLVWFMETPREERKKERNVRKEPWATRWFGLIPLSMKMAVDKQKSRLRSRS; from the coding sequence GTGTCGTTCAAGGATTGGATCACGTATCTCCTGGAGCGGTTGGTCTGGTTTATGGAGACCCCCCGGGAGGAAAGGAAAAAGGAGAGAAACGTCCGGAAGGAGCCCTGGGCGACACGCTGGTTCGGCTTAATTCCCCTTTCCATGAAAATGGCCGTCGACAAACAAAAATCCCGATTGAGGAGCCGATCGTAA
- a CDS encoding shikimate kinase: protein MRQRNLIILIGFMGTGKTTVGKALADRLKLPLTDTDQEIERKTGKRISELFREFGEEGFRDLESQVLKQVLDGTPGVVTTGGGVVLRPENVRLMKETGWVVALHASEEEILRRLAGTADRPLLLGDVRQRVSRLLNERRGLYDFAHVRVDTTGMTVAEVVDKICRLAENEAFKPDRSRPS, encoded by the coding sequence ATGCGGCAACGGAATCTTATCATCCTGATCGGCTTCATGGGGACGGGCAAGACGACGGTCGGAAAGGCCCTGGCCGACCGCCTCAAGCTTCCCTTGACGGACACGGATCAGGAAATAGAGAGAAAAACGGGAAAAAGGATTTCCGAACTGTTTCGGGAGTTCGGGGAGGAGGGGTTTCGCGATCTGGAAAGCCAGGTGCTCAAACAGGTGTTGGATGGAACCCCGGGTGTGGTGACGACGGGTGGGGGGGTTGTGCTCCGCCCTGAGAACGTGCGGTTGATGAAGGAGACCGGATGGGTGGTCGCCCTGCACGCGAGTGAGGAGGAGATCCTCCGGCGATTGGCCGGCACTGCGGATCGGCCCCTCCTGCTGGGGGATGTCAGGCAGCGCGTTTCACGCCTTCTCAATGAACGAAGAGGGCTATACGATTTTGCCCACGTTCGGGTGGACACCACCGGGATGACGGTGGCGGAGGTGGTGGATAAAATCTGCCGGTTGGCCGAAAACGAGGCGTTTAAACCGGACCGGTCCCGTCCATCCTAA
- the thiM gene encoding hydroxyethylthiazole kinase codes for MDWKLWDRIAEVHPLIHQLTNVVTVNDCANITLACGASPVMADAPEEAAEMAAASDAVVINIGTLRQDQLEAMAQAGESANKQGVPVVLDPVGAGATRLRLQAVDRLLKRVRFSVIRGNSSEIGTLCGQRSGRGVDANLEDLDSHLSSFRSLAKNLQTVIAMSGPVDYVTDGEREAYVENGTPLLTRVTGTGCMLTAVIGCCLGAGIEPFHAAILSLAAVGIAGEMAEASLSETEGIGTFRIRFFDEMFRMNSKTLEQAGKVKLLEKSV; via the coding sequence TTGGATTGGAAATTGTGGGACCGTATCGCCGAAGTCCATCCCCTCATTCATCAGCTCACCAATGTGGTCACCGTGAACGACTGCGCCAACATCACCCTGGCCTGCGGGGCAAGTCCGGTGATGGCGGATGCGCCGGAGGAGGCGGCGGAAATGGCCGCCGCGAGCGATGCCGTCGTCATCAACATCGGAACCCTCCGGCAAGATCAGCTGGAAGCGATGGCACAGGCCGGTGAATCGGCCAACAAACAGGGCGTTCCGGTGGTGCTGGATCCAGTGGGTGCCGGGGCCACCCGCCTGCGCCTGCAGGCCGTCGATCGGCTGTTGAAACGGGTGAGATTCAGCGTCATAAGGGGCAATTCTTCAGAAATCGGAACCCTTTGCGGTCAGCGCAGCGGTCGGGGCGTCGATGCAAACTTGGAAGATCTGGATTCCCATCTTTCCTCCTTCCGGAGCCTCGCCAAAAATCTTCAGACGGTCATCGCCATGAGCGGCCCCGTCGATTACGTGACCGACGGAGAGCGGGAAGCCTACGTGGAAAACGGCACGCCTCTGTTGACCCGGGTCACCGGCACCGGTTGCATGCTCACCGCCGTGATCGGATGCTGCCTGGGAGCGGGAATCGAACCCTTCCACGCCGCGATCCTCTCCCTGGCGGCGGTGGGAATCGCCGGGGAGATGGCGGAGGCATCCCTTTCGGAAACGGAAGGCATCGGCACATTCCGCATTCGCTTTTTCGACGAGATGTTTCGCATGAACAGCAAAACCCTTGAACAGGCAGGAAAAGTGAAACTCCTGGAAAAATCCGTGTGA
- a CDS encoding type II secretion system protein, which translates to MTRDERGFTLVEILTALMVLGVITAVAIPVFMEWRGAQHLASQRFEAQLFLQERMERLQRDPDLHSTRGAEERRGEAAKGTVYRIAWKKEFRGHLLRTDVMVAWKDAQGIDREMRLRGLQFVP; encoded by the coding sequence ATGACGCGGGATGAGAGGGGATTTACCCTGGTTGAAATCCTGACCGCCCTGATGGTACTCGGGGTGATTACGGCGGTGGCCATTCCCGTTTTTATGGAGTGGCGGGGAGCTCAGCATCTAGCTAGCCAGCGGTTCGAAGCGCAGCTCTTCTTGCAGGAGAGGATGGAACGCCTCCAGCGGGATCCCGATCTCCATTCAACCCGCGGGGCGGAGGAACGCCGGGGTGAAGCCGCGAAGGGAACCGTTTACCGGATTGCTTGGAAAAAAGAGTTTCGGGGACACTTGTTGCGTACGGACGTGATGGTGGCATGGAAGGATGCGCAGGGAATCGACAGGGAGATGCGGTTAAGAGGTCTGCAATTTGTCCCGTGA
- a CDS encoding GspH/FimT family pseudopilin — MDDRRSRDEGGWTLLELVLTVSLIGLLAALAAPSFHQIGERLERKLTLDSLASDIRLAQREAESREAVTELRIDPSGGGYRVVRGGKAIRRASVRPRYRLTSNYPSGRILFRPSGQVRGGTVWLERDGKRVGRVVIQVASGRPRVEVDP; from the coding sequence ATGGATGACCGAAGGAGCAGAGACGAAGGCGGATGGACGCTGCTTGAACTGGTTCTGACCGTGAGCCTAATCGGGCTGCTGGCGGCTTTGGCCGCCCCCTCCTTCCATCAGATCGGCGAGCGGCTGGAGCGAAAGCTCACGCTGGATTCTTTGGCTTCCGACATCCGATTGGCTCAGCGGGAGGCGGAAAGCCGGGAGGCGGTGACGGAACTCCGCATCGATCCCTCCGGAGGCGGATACAGAGTGGTCCGGGGAGGAAAGGCGATCCGACGCGCTTCCGTGCGGCCCCGTTACCGTCTGACGAGCAATTACCCGTCGGGAAGAATCCTTTTCCGCCCTTCGGGTCAGGTCCGGGGAGGCACCGTGTGGTTGGAGCGGGATGGAAAAAGGGTGGGACGCGTGGTGATTCAGGTCGCCTCCGGTCGCCCCCGGGTGGAGGTGGATCCCTGA
- a CDS encoding competence type IV pilus major pilin ComGC, translating into MDKGVLRDQRGLTLIEMLVVLFIIGVIVAIALPNLKAAGETAQEKACAANRRLIGAQADNFFLEVGRYPKGVAELRQKGFLRTEPACPAKGTYRIRPEASEEKRVNCTVHGDG; encoded by the coding sequence GTGGACAAAGGTGTGCTCCGCGATCAGCGGGGGCTCACATTGATCGAGATGCTCGTGGTCTTGTTCATCATCGGGGTGATTGTGGCAATCGCTTTGCCCAATCTGAAAGCGGCGGGTGAAACGGCACAGGAGAAGGCCTGTGCGGCCAATCGCCGGTTGATCGGCGCCCAGGCGGACAATTTCTTCTTGGAAGTCGGCAGGTACCCCAAAGGCGTCGCCGAACTGAGGCAGAAGGGATTCTTGCGGACCGAACCCGCCTGCCCGGCAAAGGGGACGTACCGGATTCGGCCGGAAGCATCCGAGGAAAAGAGGGTGAATTGCACCGTCCATGGGGATGGATGA
- a CDS encoding type II secretion system F family protein, whose translation MSRRRWSHERLVLFSQQLAILLDSGFPLIPSLHLLGQQRILTPGEAERICQSLEAGVSLSESLRSEGFPSLYVSFIRAAEEHGEYVFGLRQGESYYREKGEFLRDLGQALMYPAVVLILVILAFVFLVTAVIPRFSELYASMGMELPLFTRLLLGFYGLLRNGFTAILCVAAMIAAAALLVRRLPPEKRWKWTRWLYRFPGVRHYFLYRFTHYLAVQLGALLRAGIPLLTALETMRSLAPWPSLAEGIGRIRARLLAGESFNRSLAAEGGGLFLPAVPHWIALGEETGRLDQSLLTLARAMENVIRERSRKLTHSLEPVLIFLIGVLIAVTVIALFLPMLQLTRAL comes from the coding sequence TTGTCTAGAAGGCGTTGGTCCCACGAACGGTTGGTTCTTTTCAGCCAGCAACTGGCGATTCTGCTCGACAGCGGGTTTCCGCTGATTCCCAGCCTTCACCTGCTCGGTCAGCAGCGGATTCTCACCCCGGGCGAGGCGGAACGGATCTGTCAATCCCTGGAGGCGGGGGTCAGCCTGTCGGAATCCCTACGGTCGGAAGGATTTCCGTCCCTGTACGTATCGTTCATCCGGGCGGCGGAGGAACACGGAGAGTATGTGTTTGGCCTGCGACAGGGCGAAAGCTATTACCGGGAGAAAGGGGAGTTCCTCAGGGACCTGGGACAGGCCCTCATGTATCCGGCCGTGGTGTTGATTCTCGTGATCCTGGCTTTTGTGTTCTTGGTGACCGCCGTGATTCCCCGGTTTTCCGAATTGTACGCGTCGATGGGGATGGAGCTTCCGCTGTTCACCCGGTTGCTTCTCGGATTTTACGGATTGCTTCGAAACGGGTTCACAGCGATCCTTTGCGTGGCGGCGATGATTGCGGCGGCGGCTCTTCTCGTGCGCCGGCTGCCGCCGGAGAAGCGGTGGAAATGGACGCGTTGGCTGTATCGGTTTCCCGGTGTTCGCCATTATTTTTTGTATCGTTTTACGCACTATTTGGCGGTTCAGCTGGGGGCGCTGCTCCGGGCGGGCATTCCGCTTCTCACCGCCCTTGAGACCATGCGGTCTCTTGCGCCCTGGCCCTCTCTGGCGGAAGGGATCGGTCGGATCCGGGCGCGGCTGTTGGCGGGGGAGTCCTTCAACCGCTCCCTGGCCGCCGAAGGAGGCGGATTGTTTCTGCCGGCGGTGCCTCATTGGATTGCCCTGGGCGAGGAAACGGGCCGTTTGGACCAGTCTCTGCTCACCCTTGCCCGGGCGATGGAGAACGTGATCCGGGAGCGTTCCCGAAAGCTTACCCACAGTCTGGAACCGGTGCTGATCTTTCTGATCGGCGTGCTGATCGCCGTGACCGTCATCGCCCTGTTCCTGCCGATGTTGCAGCTGACCAGGGCCCTATGA
- a CDS encoding GspE/PulE family protein — MDVALYVSEMLDRAIQNRASDIHLDPQPEGLRIRQRIDGHLVTTHVLSRSEMIPVISRIKVMGHLDIGEKRLPQDGAMSITSRGERVDVRISTMPTLHGEKVVLRLLRHRPEFLTLSELGLVPEDLERLLRLLSRPHGLVIVTGPTGSGKTTTLYGILQELNRPEVSIVTLEDPVELQISGITQIQINPKAGLTFAQGLRAVLRQDPDLIMVGEVRDQETADIAVRAALTGHRVFSTLHTGDGASAITRLLDMGIAPYRVASALNGVVAQRLVRLLCSRCRGSGCEECQKTGYFGRTGVFEVLEIDQELQRLIVERAPLSQLRRAFREKGYRSLEDAVTEKVREGLTTREEGFRVVEGIV; from the coding sequence ATGGATGTAGCGCTGTATGTCTCCGAAATGTTGGATCGAGCCATCCAAAACCGGGCCAGCGACATTCATCTGGACCCCCAGCCGGAAGGACTTCGCATTCGCCAACGGATCGACGGGCATTTGGTGACCACCCACGTCTTGTCCCGGTCGGAGATGATTCCGGTCATCTCCCGCATCAAGGTGATGGGGCATCTGGACATCGGGGAGAAACGCCTTCCCCAGGACGGGGCGATGAGCATCACCAGCCGGGGAGAGCGGGTGGATGTGAGGATTTCCACCATGCCCACCCTGCACGGGGAGAAGGTGGTCTTGCGGTTGCTCCGGCATCGGCCGGAATTTCTCACCCTGTCGGAGCTGGGATTGGTTCCGGAGGATTTGGAGCGGCTTCTCCGGCTCCTTTCCCGGCCCCACGGGCTTGTCATCGTCACCGGCCCGACCGGTTCGGGGAAAACCACCACCCTTTACGGGATCCTGCAGGAATTGAACCGCCCCGAGGTGAGCATCGTCACCCTGGAGGATCCGGTGGAGCTGCAGATCAGCGGCATCACACAGATTCAGATCAATCCGAAAGCGGGCCTCACCTTTGCCCAAGGACTTCGGGCGGTTCTGCGGCAAGATCCCGACTTGATCATGGTCGGGGAGGTCCGGGATCAGGAGACGGCGGACATCGCAGTACGCGCCGCATTGACCGGCCATCGGGTCTTTTCCACCCTGCACACGGGGGACGGCGCCAGCGCGATCACGAGACTTCTGGACATGGGGATCGCACCCTATCGGGTCGCCTCCGCTTTAAACGGTGTCGTCGCGCAGCGGCTGGTTCGCCTCCTGTGTTCCCGGTGCCGGGGAAGCGGTTGTGAGGAGTGCCAGAAAACGGGCTATTTCGGTCGGACCGGCGTGTTTGAAGTGCTGGAAATCGATCAGGAGCTCCAGCGGCTCATCGTCGAGCGGGCTCCCTTGTCCCAATTGCGCCGGGCTTTTCGGGAAAAGGGGTACCGGTCGTTGGAGGATGCGGTGACGGAGAAGGTGCGCGAGGGGCTTACGACGAGAGAAGAGGGTTTCCGGGTGGTGGAGGGGATTGTCTAG